One Nocardia farcinica genomic region harbors:
- a CDS encoding crotonase/enoyl-CoA hydratase family protein, which translates to MSDAATLERRGSVALITLNRPDAMNAVDSALSRAVGAALEQLAEDPQLRVGVITGAGRAFCAGADLKALAAGQNIGDPEHPEYGFAGLVQHFVDKPLIAAVNGFALGGGTEIVLACDLAVMSDQASLGLPEVKRGLVAAAGGLLRLPRQIPHKIALEMALTGAPVDAETAARWGLVNRVVPADQVLAVALELAETIAANAPLAVRASKRIIHRAAAFGSDWDAPIWQMNMEQTMPVFLSKDAAEGPRAFAEKRAPQWRGE; encoded by the coding sequence ATGTCCGATGCCGCCACCCTGGAGCGCCGGGGTTCCGTCGCCCTCATCACCCTCAATCGTCCCGACGCCATGAACGCCGTCGACTCCGCGCTGTCGCGGGCGGTCGGCGCGGCGCTCGAACAGCTCGCCGAGGACCCGCAGCTGCGGGTGGGTGTGATCACCGGCGCCGGGCGCGCGTTCTGCGCCGGTGCGGACCTCAAGGCGCTGGCCGCGGGGCAGAACATCGGTGATCCCGAGCATCCGGAGTACGGGTTCGCCGGACTCGTCCAGCATTTCGTGGACAAGCCGCTGATCGCCGCGGTCAACGGATTCGCCTTGGGCGGGGGCACCGAGATCGTGCTCGCCTGCGATCTGGCGGTGATGAGCGATCAGGCCTCGCTCGGATTGCCCGAGGTCAAGCGCGGGTTGGTGGCGGCCGCGGGTGGGCTGCTGCGGCTGCCGCGCCAGATCCCGCACAAGATCGCCCTCGAGATGGCGTTGACCGGTGCGCCCGTCGACGCCGAGACCGCGGCGCGGTGGGGGTTGGTCAACCGGGTGGTGCCCGCCGATCAGGTGCTGGCGGTGGCGCTGGAACTGGCCGAGACGATCGCGGCCAACGCGCCGCTGGCCGTGCGCGCCTCCAAGCGCATCATCCACCGCGCCGCCGCGTTCGGTTCGGACTGGGACGCGCCGATCTGGCAGATGAACATGGAACAGACCATGCCGGTGTTCCTGAGCAAGGACGCCGCCGAAGGTCCGCGCGCGTTCGCCGAGAAGCGGGCGCCGCAGTGGCGAGGCGAATGA
- a CDS encoding enoyl-CoA hydratase-related protein, which produces MVTTLEFHDGIAVLDLGDGENRFSPAFLEQVNAHLDTALSDGALALVTTAGGKFYSNGLDLDWVAAHGERMPWYVEQVQALLARVLTFPLPSAAALPGHAFGAGAMLAMAHDYRVMRADRGYFCFPEVDIHIPFTPGMAALIQAKLTPAAAIASMTTGRRFGGGEAAAIGLVDATAAEGEVTAAALAMLAPLGGKDSGTLAAVKNTMFAGAVAALRAA; this is translated from the coding sequence ATCGTGACCACCCTGGAATTCCACGACGGCATCGCCGTGCTCGACCTCGGCGACGGCGAGAACCGCTTCTCCCCCGCCTTCCTCGAGCAGGTGAACGCCCACCTCGACACCGCGCTGTCCGACGGCGCGCTGGCGCTGGTGACCACCGCCGGCGGCAAGTTCTACTCCAACGGCCTGGATCTGGACTGGGTGGCCGCCCACGGTGAGCGGATGCCCTGGTACGTCGAGCAGGTGCAGGCGTTGCTGGCGCGGGTGCTGACCTTCCCGCTGCCCAGCGCGGCCGCGCTGCCCGGGCACGCCTTCGGCGCGGGCGCGATGCTGGCGATGGCGCACGACTACCGGGTGATGCGCGCCGACCGCGGCTACTTCTGTTTCCCCGAGGTCGACATCCACATCCCGTTCACCCCGGGCATGGCGGCGTTGATCCAGGCCAAGCTCACCCCGGCCGCGGCGATCGCGTCGATGACCACCGGGCGCCGGTTCGGCGGCGGTGAGGCCGCGGCGATCGGGCTGGTCGATGCCACCGCCGCCGAGGGCGAGGTGACCGCGGCCGCGCTGGCGATGCTGGCGCCGTTGGGCGGCAAGGATTCCGGCACGCTGGCGGCGGTGAAGAACACCATGTTCGCCGGTGCGGTGGCGGCGCTGCGCGCGGCGTGA